From Hemibagrus wyckioides isolate EC202008001 linkage group LG11, SWU_Hwy_1.0, whole genome shotgun sequence:
tgtTTGAGATTTATGAactaaaatgataaaataataagtaaattGAGAGAGTTTTAGGTGAAATGGACACCAAATGGACATGATTAATTCACTTGACTACATTTCCATGCACTATCATGAACAtttgatcttcttcttcttctttcggcttttccctttaGGGGTGGCCCaacgaatcatctctctccacctatccctctcttctgcatcctcaacacttgcaccactagcttcatatcctcatttattacatccaaaATCATGAACATTTgatatttatgaattatttctttaatcaGCAAACATTCATTAAAAGCCAGACAGTTAGTTTTTACTTTTACACTGCTACTCCCCAGGTTTTTCCACACTTTAATCTCTTCTGGGCTGAACAGAATTATGgattatatacagtgtgtgttgtaaaatAAAGCAGTGTATTAATTGTCCACAACCTTGTCTTTAATTCAGAAAcacagtggatccagagccgGCGTCAGAAACTCCGAATGCACAGCAGGAGAGCGGCTTTAAAAAGATACAAGTCAAGCACAGAACATCACGGTATACTGACCATGCAGTCACTGATGTGATGGTGCAAGACTAAACTGTtgtttttcaatattaataaggcatataaatgtattattgatATTAGGTCTATTAGTAAGAATAGTATTGCAGTAGACGGTATATATTATTTTCTCAAGACTCCTAGGTGAGTGCTTTAGTTTATTATGCTGTGTATCCTAGACTATCTGCCATGATGCACAACACATAATTATATCATATGCCATAAAGCTTGTGTTTTTCAGTATGTTGTGTCTCACATGGAAGAGAACTAGCAGGACGTGCTCCTGTCTGCACTCACATATCCGCCGTGTTTTATGGACTGTGGATGCCAATGGCACTCATTCTCGACTCCATTACTTTTTTATAATCTTTTATACCAGGATCGAGACGTACACCAGTTTACAGGCTCCGTCGGCAGCAGACACGAGCACTCACAGGCCAGAAAAGTCACACAGAGCTGCTGCTCCTGTCAATGCAGGTATTTAAACCTGTTTTACTCTGTCATACCTGGAACATCAGCACTTAGTAAAGCgtgttgaattctcaattctgatccGATCtggttgattagttttctataacaccaGCTCTCATAGTAATGCCGTCCACTCACAACTCAATCCCTCTAATATGTTATAGTTTCCATAGTAACCACTTATTCACAGAGACTTTTACATGGCTGCACATGCTGCTCTGTTGTGTGTCGTGTTTGCAGAACGGAAGACTGTAagttcagagtgtgtgcagaAGATGAATGAACCAATAGTCCAGCTGCCCCGTCACCCAGGACTGCCAAAGTGTGGATCTGACCGAAGCACAACCGAGGCAGAGAgtggagatgaagaagaggagtGTGAAGAAGAGGACAAGGACACGGCTGATTTCCGTGCTCCCATTGAGCTGCTTGCAGAGGTCAGGCACTATTACACTCATCATGTTGTTTCAGTACACATTTTAAGAAGTTGCTgaagttgtgtgttgtgtgttcctTTAGTTCCTAACTGCTGTGATGGAATCGAAGTACACACTCGCCAAGAAACTCTGCCAAATGAGTGAGTGCTACTGCATGAAGTTCATCACATAGAGCTGAGTAGGGAAGTAATGtagtcctagtgaaggaggtatggccttTGTTCATGTTAGTTttagtaaagaaggtgtggcctctgtgtttggCAGTTGTAGTAGGAGGTGAGGCCTCTATGTTGATTAGTCTCatggaaggaggtgtggcctctgtttatTAGTCtgagtaaaggaggtgtggcctctgcattTATTaatctcagtgaagaaggtgtggcctctgtcttTATTAGACTCACTGAAGAAGGGCTGGCCTTTTTGTTTTATAGTTTCATTAAAGATGGTGTGGCCACTCTGTTTGTAAGTTggtatgaaggaggtgtggcctctgtgtttgttATTAGCAGCGAAGAGGATGTGGCCTTTGTGTTGAtaagtctcagtgaaggaggtgtggcctctgtgttgtTATTAACAGTGAAGgcggtgtggcctctgtgtttgtcagtcatagtaggaggtgtggtctctgtgtttattattaacagtgaaggaggtgtggcctctgtgtttattaatctcagtgaaggaggtgtggcctctgtgtttattagtctCACTAAAGGAGGTGTGTTTGTAAGTTGGTATGAAGGAGGTGAGCGCTCTGTGTTTGTTATTAAccgtgaaggaggtgtggcctctgtgtttgttattaaccatgaaggaggtgtggcctctgtgtttgttattaaccatgaaggaggtgtggcctctgtgtttgttattaaccgtgaaggaggtgtggcctctgtgtttatCACTTGTTCAGTTTAGTTGTTCAGTTATTAATAAATTGACTAAAATGGCATGGGATTTTAATTAATAGAAGGGAATTTTAGAGCAGTAAAATATGAACATTGTTCAAACTGCAGCTCAGATTCTTAAACATAACCGTTATTACATTAGTTTATTTGGGTTGCTTCTTCtaattatacacactcacacacccgtGTATGTTCATTTCTCAGTCTGTGTTTGTTTCCTCTTTATTGTCTTTCAGTTCTTATTTATGAACCAGAAAACCCTGAGGCCAAGCACTTCCTTCCTCTAATTGAAGAGAGACTACTGATAGGTGAGACAATTCAATTGTTTGTCTACTTTTTTGTTCAGTCTTTTGCTTTCTCAGTTTATTTCAACAGATTCTGACTAGTTCATAGATTGTATCTAGTATCAACAAATAGAGTTTTGAAAATAATCTAGAAATAATATCAGTAACATTAAAATTCTCTCAAAACACTTCAAAGTGAATTATCCACTTTAGTTACAAGTAAACTATAtacattacactatatataAGTACATACGTGTTATCTCTAGTTTAAATCATTACTGCTGTTACAATTATGCAGATTTTCTCTAGCACTCCAGACTTCGTAGAACTAGAACTATTCTGTAAATAATGGAGTAGTGCAACTAGCGTAAAATGTTGGGCAATTATGCTAATGCTTGCACCACTCTGCTAGAAAGCAAGACGTGTGTGTACgttatatgtgtttgtgtactgaAAGTAATGTGTGTCCATCACTTTCAGAAGAAACCCAGAAATGCACCAGCAGTGAAGACAACacatctgatgatgatgatgatgatgatgatgatgatgatgaagaaagcagcagtagtagtggtagtgatgatgatgatgatgatgatgatgatgatacaggtACTGATACAGATGGAGAGAACAGCTGCTCATCCTCATCTGACAGAAAGGAGGAAGGCATCAGCCAGCAGTGAAGGCCATCTCCTAGGCAGCTGTCCAAACCTGTATGAACATTTTTGGGTTATTACTGTATTGTCCTTCACCACTCCTCATCACATTATATCCTTTAATACTTTAAAAATCAACCCACAACcaaatttatttaaacttttttacacttttttcaaCATAGGAATGCAAAGTGTTGTTACACTGAAAGCTATTACTTTCAGAAAAGTCCTTATTTTATAATAAGATTGTTAGAAAAGTCCTTATACGATTGACGAACTTTGATAAGATACTTTAATAACTTTGATGTTAACCTGTGAAAGAACATTTTGTAACGTGTTGTTCTGTAAGTGCCAAGCAATACTCATTCAGATATACTACTCAAGACTGTGTAGCTAACAATGCACACTATGTAGTATGTCTGAAAAGTAATTGTGTAACAATACTTGTTCAGTATGGTACTATGcagtttgggacacagcccaaGACTTCAGAAATTACAGATAGCATGCATTACAAGTTTTCTGAGAATAAAATAACTTTATTGTACACATCAACATTTCTGTCAGTTCCTGAGTACTGGATGAAAGAGTGAAACGTCCGAACAAGAGCTTCCTGTGACTTCCTCTTGCATAAAAAATGAATGTGTCACTAGCT
This genomic window contains:
- the erich2 gene encoding glutamate-rich protein 2 isoform X2, producing MSRLQCVGTSSKVPSKDAEAAKPGILSLRDAPENKSVQSQKQPQKPKLSSRPEGHHRSAITETRRDKGNVDRNTVDPEPASETPNAQQESGFKKIQVKHRTSRIETYTSLQAPSAADTSTHRPEKSHRAAAPVNAERKTVSSECVQKMNEPIVQLPRHPGLPKCGSDRSTTEAESGDEEEECEEEDKDTADFRAPIELLAEFLTAVMESKYTLAKKLCQMILIYEPENPEAKHFLPLIEERLLIEETQKCTSSEDNTSDDDDDDDDDDDEESSSSSGSDDDDDDDDDDTGTDTDGENSCSSSSDRKEEGISQQ
- the erich2 gene encoding glutamate-rich protein 2 isoform X1, with the protein product MSRLQCVGTSSKVPSKDAEAAKPGILSLRGGCTISTCLNKTVLRDAPENKSVQSQKQPQKPKLSSRPEGHHRSAITETRRDKGNVDRNTVDPEPASETPNAQQESGFKKIQVKHRTSRIETYTSLQAPSAADTSTHRPEKSHRAAAPVNAERKTVSSECVQKMNEPIVQLPRHPGLPKCGSDRSTTEAESGDEEEECEEEDKDTADFRAPIELLAEFLTAVMESKYTLAKKLCQMILIYEPENPEAKHFLPLIEERLLIEETQKCTSSEDNTSDDDDDDDDDDDEESSSSSGSDDDDDDDDDDTGTDTDGENSCSSSSDRKEEGISQQ